A section of the Subtercola frigoramans genome encodes:
- a CDS encoding glycosyltransferase family 2 protein, whose translation MTGGEKSQGSARAHLTALHAGLILDEIGVMFLGAVAVTAARNRARPCASSDALSGMTAIAAAGWALAAAVSPRSHERRTKTVEASSALSVSVVIPAKNDAVALARCLEALERQTRRPDEIIVIDNASTDSTADVARIAGARVLAQIVPGIPAAAGAGYDAARCDII comes from the coding sequence GTGACAGGCGGCGAAAAGAGCCAGGGGTCCGCTCGCGCCCACCTGACGGCACTTCATGCCGGGTTGATCCTGGATGAAATCGGCGTGATGTTCCTCGGCGCGGTGGCAGTCACTGCCGCCCGCAACCGGGCGCGACCGTGTGCGAGCTCGGATGCTCTCTCGGGAATGACTGCGATCGCCGCAGCCGGGTGGGCGCTGGCCGCCGCCGTCAGCCCGCGAAGCCATGAGCGGAGAACGAAGACCGTTGAAGCATCATCGGCGTTGAGTGTCTCTGTTGTCATTCCGGCGAAGAACGACGCCGTTGCGCTGGCGCGTTGCCTCGAAGCACTCGAACGACAAACGCGGCGGCCCGACGAAATCATCGTCATCGACAATGCCAGCACTGATAGCACTGCCGACGTCGCCAGAATCGCAGGCGCCCGCGTTCTCGCTCAGATCGTGCCAGGGATACCTGCTGCCGCCGGCGCCGGATACGACGCTGCACGGTGCGACATCATCTGA
- a CDS encoding alpha/beta fold hydrolase, translated as MNQYRVFRMPRGAGTQQATFLLLHGIGLSHRAFTRAAKLLVEHGDVIAIDLPGFGGTPRPDRPLSVRDYAHGVAAVLDRTQMGPMIAVGHSMGAQFALELAITRPDLVSGVVMIGPVVDPRRRTLWQQGLRLLRDAALEPLSTNLMVLFDYARCGPVWFLAETRAMLAYPTHERIQRLTRPLLVLRGRNDPIADQHWATWLATQVSDGHTRRTSRYRHNVVHSSPTETVQPIVRFADTLTSAAP; from the coding sequence TTGAACCAGTACAGAGTGTTCCGGATGCCCCGCGGCGCTGGCACCCAACAGGCCACGTTCCTGCTCCTGCACGGCATCGGGCTTTCTCACCGCGCCTTTACGAGGGCCGCGAAACTGCTCGTCGAGCACGGGGACGTCATCGCGATCGACCTCCCCGGGTTCGGCGGTACACCCCGCCCGGATCGGCCGTTGAGCGTCAGGGACTACGCGCACGGTGTGGCCGCGGTGCTTGATCGCACCCAAATGGGGCCGATGATCGCGGTTGGTCATTCGATGGGCGCCCAGTTTGCTCTCGAGCTCGCTATCACCAGGCCCGATCTGGTCAGCGGGGTCGTGATGATCGGCCCGGTCGTTGACCCTCGGCGGCGAACGCTCTGGCAACAGGGACTTCGACTTCTCCGCGATGCCGCACTCGAACCCTTGTCCACGAACCTGATGGTCCTGTTCGACTACGCCCGCTGCGGACCGGTATGGTTCCTCGCCGAGACGCGCGCGATGCTCGCCTACCCCACCCACGAACGCATCCAGCGCCTCACCCGGCCGCTGCTGGTACTCCGGGGCAGAAACGACCCGATCGCCGACCAGCACTGGGCAACCTGGCTCGCCACTCAAGTCAGCGACGGACACACCCGCCGGACGAGCCGGTACCGACACAACGTCGTACACTCCTCCCCGACAGAGACAGTTCAGCCCATCGTCCGGTTCGCGGACACCCTCACCTCGGCCGCCCCGTGA
- a CDS encoding transglycosylase domain-containing protein, with translation MGTIVGLVSLSTVAGMLVTALVTPTLAATGMAVNGSLSVFENLPSYIKPDALSQTSSIYAQNADGSQTLLASFFDQDRQQVGWNDVSQYVKDAIVSTEDPRFYVHGGLDVQSTLRALIANTLTGGITSGASTISQQYVKNILVQRAEAITDPVSEKAAYADATATSTDRKLKEMKLAIGLEKEYSKDDILLGYMNIALFGGRVYGIQAASQYYFGVNANALSLPQAASLAAMVNEPEGLRIDDPANIDANKARRDKDVLSSMLKASAITKAQFDAAVATPVTPVITPPSTGCQTAVNGAGFFCDYVKHIIENDPAFGASPDDRDHALATGGYKIVTTLDLGLQAAANKAESDYVPSSMPGIDIGGAFVTVQPGTGKVLAMAQNKSYSQDPAADQATNTAINYSTDSDYGGSTGFQNGSTEKLFVLLDWLKTGHSLYDTVDGSNNQTFTAKKLTNSCGDTVSGPYVAGNDTGETGGRASVLSQFENSVNNAFLNMASKLDLCDINAIAGAFGMHRADKQPMQTGLYASVLGGNEVAPLTLAAAYAGVANNGVFCTPIALSSITDSSGANVAVPQSTCTQAIDPAIAQTALYAMHGVIQNGTATRADPNDDTPHFGKTGTTDAEKDVWLVGGTTKLVSASWVGNVTGNVSVRKTVVTGGNGTDVYSGLSRLYVWKEFYKTAADGAGGDSFPFPRQSTRDTSTPTPTPTPTPTATPGLAPATTEPAATPSATP, from the coding sequence TTGGGAACGATTGTCGGGCTTGTCAGCCTGAGCACTGTGGCTGGCATGTTGGTGACCGCGCTGGTTACTCCGACGTTGGCGGCGACTGGTATGGCGGTGAATGGTTCGTTGAGTGTGTTCGAGAATCTGCCGAGCTACATCAAACCGGACGCTCTGTCTCAGACGTCGAGCATCTACGCGCAGAACGCGGACGGCTCGCAGACTCTTCTCGCGTCGTTTTTTGACCAAGATCGGCAGCAAGTCGGCTGGAATGATGTTTCGCAGTACGTCAAAGACGCTATCGTTTCGACCGAAGATCCACGCTTTTACGTTCACGGCGGCCTTGATGTTCAGTCCACACTCAGGGCCCTGATAGCGAACACCCTCACCGGGGGTATCACCTCTGGCGCTTCGACGATTTCGCAGCAGTACGTGAAGAACATTCTTGTCCAGCGTGCCGAGGCGATCACTGACCCTGTCTCCGAGAAGGCGGCGTATGCGGATGCCACGGCGACGTCGACGGACCGCAAGCTGAAGGAGATGAAACTCGCGATCGGGCTGGAGAAGGAGTACAGCAAGGACGATATCCTGCTCGGCTACATGAATATCGCATTGTTCGGTGGGCGGGTTTACGGAATCCAGGCCGCTTCGCAGTACTACTTCGGTGTCAACGCGAATGCGCTGTCGTTACCGCAGGCCGCGAGCCTCGCAGCGATGGTGAACGAGCCGGAAGGGCTTCGCATCGATGATCCAGCGAATATCGACGCGAACAAGGCCCGCCGTGATAAAGACGTGCTGTCGTCCATGCTGAAGGCGAGCGCGATCACGAAGGCGCAGTTCGACGCTGCTGTGGCGACACCGGTGACACCGGTGATCACGCCGCCCTCGACGGGATGCCAGACGGCCGTGAATGGTGCGGGTTTCTTCTGCGATTACGTCAAACACATTATTGAGAACGATCCTGCCTTCGGTGCATCACCGGATGATCGCGATCACGCCTTGGCTACGGGCGGTTACAAGATCGTCACGACGCTTGACCTGGGCTTGCAGGCGGCGGCGAACAAAGCCGAGTCCGACTACGTTCCCTCCTCGATGCCCGGCATCGATATCGGCGGCGCGTTCGTGACCGTGCAGCCGGGTACTGGCAAGGTGCTGGCGATGGCGCAGAACAAGAGCTACAGCCAAGATCCGGCCGCCGATCAGGCCACGAACACCGCGATCAATTACAGTACTGACTCCGATTACGGCGGGTCGACAGGGTTTCAGAACGGATCAACCGAGAAACTCTTCGTTCTTCTCGATTGGCTGAAAACAGGGCATTCCCTTTACGACACCGTCGACGGATCGAACAATCAGACGTTCACTGCGAAAAAGCTCACGAACAGTTGCGGTGACACTGTGAGCGGCCCGTATGTTGCCGGTAACGACACCGGCGAGACCGGCGGGCGCGCTTCCGTCCTCAGCCAGTTCGAAAACTCCGTCAATAACGCGTTCTTGAACATGGCGTCAAAACTTGACCTCTGCGACATCAACGCGATAGCCGGCGCATTCGGGATGCACCGGGCGGACAAGCAGCCCATGCAGACCGGTCTGTACGCCAGCGTGCTCGGTGGCAACGAAGTCGCACCTCTCACCCTCGCCGCCGCCTACGCTGGAGTAGCGAACAACGGGGTGTTCTGCACACCGATCGCTTTGTCCTCGATTACCGACTCCAGCGGAGCGAACGTCGCCGTACCGCAGAGCACCTGTACTCAGGCCATCGACCCCGCCATCGCACAGACAGCCCTCTACGCGATGCACGGCGTCATCCAGAACGGGACAGCGACTCGCGCCGACCCGAACGATGACACACCGCATTTCGGCAAGACAGGCACAACGGACGCCGAGAAAGACGTCTGGCTCGTCGGAGGCACCACGAAACTCGTCTCAGCATCATGGGTGGGAAACGTCACCGGCAACGTATCGGTGAGAAAGACAGTCGTCACCGGCGGGAACGGCACCGATGTTTACAGCGGACTTTCCCGGCTCTACGTGTGGAAAGAGTTCTACAAGACCGCCGCCGACGGCGCCGGAGGCGACAGCTTCCCCTTCCCACGCCAGAGCACTAGAGACACATCAACACCCACACCCACACCCACGCCAACACCTACTGCGACACCGGGGTTGGCACCGGCCACGACCGAGCCTGCCGCCACGCCCAGCGCCACCCCCTGA
- a CDS encoding LCP family protein, giving the protein MKAVPRMRHGRVPSSNPVLVVAKAVATGLAVVLVSVGCIAGIAVWQLTGNVGQGVHLALLPGQSAPPVPGVGAIEGGVNLLLAGTDTRTGQGSSFSDSANLASSSGTGNNDVTMVLHISADHQSASVISIPRDLMGPIPDCPSPDGKGTVSATDYGMFNTTLSRGGLSCVVLTAEKLTGLSIPYAAMISFDGVSSMATAVGGVTVCLATDVNDDYANLHLSAGQQTITGDTALAFVRSRHGVGDGSDLGRISNQQLFLSALVRKIKSGDVLNNPVTLFSLANAATKNMTLSDTLTSPATMVAIALALKNISLDNVVFVQYPTAADPNDSNRVVANASAAAALDKALKADQPLQLSGTVGAATQIAPTTTPTPTPTLTTTPAPTQSGTASSTSTPIPTAAVLPPAVTGQTAAEVTCTKGNN; this is encoded by the coding sequence ATGAAAGCAGTACCCCGCATGCGGCACGGTCGCGTCCCGAGCAGCAACCCCGTACTGGTGGTCGCGAAAGCTGTTGCCACTGGTTTGGCGGTGGTGCTTGTCAGCGTCGGCTGTATCGCGGGTATCGCTGTGTGGCAGCTCACCGGCAATGTGGGTCAGGGTGTGCATCTTGCGCTGCTGCCCGGCCAGAGCGCGCCGCCGGTGCCGGGAGTCGGGGCGATCGAGGGCGGCGTGAACCTGCTGCTGGCCGGAACGGACACGAGAACCGGTCAGGGCTCATCGTTCTCTGACTCCGCGAACCTCGCCAGCAGTTCCGGGACAGGCAACAACGACGTCACCATGGTTTTACACATTTCCGCCGACCACCAAAGCGCGTCAGTGATCAGTATCCCGAGGGACTTGATGGGGCCGATCCCCGACTGCCCGAGCCCCGACGGGAAGGGCACCGTATCGGCAACGGACTACGGCATGTTCAATACCACCTTGTCTCGTGGCGGCCTGTCCTGTGTGGTGTTGACGGCGGAGAAGCTCACCGGGCTGAGCATCCCATATGCGGCGATGATCAGCTTCGACGGCGTCAGCAGCATGGCGACCGCTGTCGGCGGCGTGACCGTGTGTCTGGCGACCGATGTCAACGACGACTACGCGAACCTGCACCTCAGCGCCGGTCAGCAGACCATTACCGGCGACACCGCGCTTGCGTTCGTCCGCAGCCGGCACGGTGTCGGTGATGGAAGTGACCTGGGCCGCATCAGTAACCAACAACTTTTTCTTTCCGCATTAGTGCGGAAGATCAAAAGCGGCGACGTTCTGAACAACCCTGTCACCTTGTTCTCGCTCGCCAACGCGGCGACGAAGAACATGACCCTGTCGGACACTCTGACAAGCCCGGCCACCATGGTCGCGATCGCGTTGGCGCTGAAAAACATCAGCCTCGACAACGTCGTCTTCGTGCAATACCCGACGGCAGCGGACCCGAACGATTCCAACCGGGTCGTCGCCAACGCTAGCGCTGCCGCGGCGCTGGATAAGGCGCTGAAAGCTGACCAACCCCTGCAGCTCAGCGGCACCGTAGGTGCCGCCACGCAGATCGCCCCAACCACAACACCGACCCCAACACCCACCCTAACCACAACACCCGCGCCGACGCAGAGTGGCACCGCGTCGAGCACCAGTACACCGATACCGACAGCTGCGGTACTGCCGCCCGCTGTCACCGGTCAGACCGCCGCCGAAGTCACCTGCACGAAAGGCAACAACTGA
- a CDS encoding phosphatase PAP2 family protein: protein MAVDANENTRSRFRQKFVVEERYLPLESRRALYRAAAGLIAVGLAGFTVLLIGVLTHTGLEQLDTPVENWFDSLRSTDVTVFMIVLAFVFGPIGMPIIILIVTVLWLILAKHAWRPLVLAVGMVTGVILAQVLAPIVQHPRPPIGLMLAGPDTSFSFPSGHVLGVSDFFLITAFLLASRRREHRFTVAAFTVAVLAILLQVFSRLYLGYHYISDTTASMALSLIILGTVIAVDTHRTVRIPGEPVEGKHSQIERDGT, encoded by the coding sequence ATGGCCGTTGACGCAAACGAAAACACGCGCTCCAGATTTCGGCAGAAGTTCGTCGTCGAAGAACGCTACCTCCCGCTTGAATCCCGAAGAGCCCTCTACCGTGCCGCAGCTGGCTTGATTGCGGTCGGTTTGGCCGGGTTCACCGTTCTGCTCATCGGAGTGCTGACGCACACCGGTCTCGAACAGCTCGACACGCCCGTGGAAAACTGGTTCGACAGCCTGAGATCAACTGACGTGACGGTGTTCATGATCGTGCTCGCCTTCGTCTTCGGCCCCATCGGCATGCCAATCATTATTCTGATCGTGACGGTGCTGTGGCTGATCCTGGCCAAACACGCGTGGCGGCCTTTGGTTCTAGCGGTGGGTATGGTCACAGGGGTGATCCTTGCCCAGGTGCTCGCTCCGATCGTGCAGCACCCCCGGCCCCCGATCGGGCTGATGCTGGCCGGCCCCGACACGAGCTTCTCGTTCCCGTCAGGTCACGTTCTCGGGGTCTCAGACTTTTTCCTGATCACCGCATTCCTCTTGGCAAGCCGCAGGCGCGAGCACCGGTTCACGGTTGCCGCGTTCACCGTGGCCGTTCTGGCCATCCTGCTGCAGGTATTCAGCCGGCTCTACCTCGGCTACCACTACATCAGCGATACGACCGCCTCGATGGCGCTGTCGCTGATCATCCTCGGCACCGTCATCGCCGTCGACACTCACCGCACCGTGAGAATTCCCGGCGAACCCGTTGAAGGTAAGCATTCGCAGATTGAGAGGGACGGCACATGA
- a CDS encoding DUF1016 N-terminal domain-containing protein has product MPLTCAPSFRRCKAFASQRRRHASFRLEWSDNAILQQPVGELPWSHIVSLLDKLDDLALRNWYTGKDVHQDWSRVVLVHQMATRLYEREREASSNFANALNSPDSELAQQITKAPYFLCFLAIDSETSRRELEDQLTAQIGPAVVRTRSVLWTTLVPNASWPR; this is encoded by the coding sequence TTGCCACTGACCTGCGCACCGAGTTTCCGTCGATGCAAGGCGTTCGCTAGCCAACGTCGCCGACATGCGTCGTTTCGCTTGGAATGGAGCGACAACGCAATTCTCCAACAGCCTGTTGGAGAGTTGCCATGGAGTCACATCGTCTCCCTCCTCGACAAGCTGGACGATCTCGCTCTGCGCAACTGGTACACAGGCAAAGACGTCCATCAGGACTGGAGCCGAGTAGTACTCGTCCACCAGATGGCGACGCGCCTCTATGAACGCGAACGCGAGGCGAGCAGCAATTTCGCCAATGCCCTGAACTCGCCCGACTCAGAACTCGCTCAGCAGATCACCAAAGCCCCATATTTTCTCTGTTTTCTCGCCATTGACTCAGAGACCTCCCGGCGTGAACTCGAAGACCAACTCACCGCACAGATCGGTCCTGCAGTCGTCCGAACTCGATCGGTTCTTTGGACCACTTTGGTGCCCAATGCATCCTGGCCTCGGTGA
- a CDS encoding DUF1345 domain-containing protein, translated as MTTSTYNTLGYRAGSRVGAMAAVGLLVGLGVGFFASWTYAPALGWSAAALTFLVWVWAVIGKMSPESTAEHATREDPSRIASHVLTLIATIASFGGVALLLIEATNSTGVAKAGIILLALFTIALSWLITHTLFTLRYAAQYYHAGSGVDFNEDEKPRYSDFAYLAFTVGMTFQVSDTDIKNHLIRATILRHALLSYVLGALVLATTINLISGLSSH; from the coding sequence ATGACCACCAGCACCTACAACACCCTCGGATACCGTGCCGGCAGTCGGGTGGGCGCGATGGCCGCCGTCGGGCTGCTTGTCGGACTCGGGGTCGGGTTCTTCGCATCATGGACCTACGCACCCGCGCTCGGTTGGTCTGCCGCTGCGCTCACCTTTCTCGTCTGGGTCTGGGCCGTGATCGGCAAGATGAGCCCAGAATCCACGGCCGAACACGCCACCCGTGAAGACCCGAGCCGGATCGCCTCACACGTGCTGACCCTCATCGCGACGATCGCCAGTTTCGGGGGTGTCGCACTGCTCCTGATCGAAGCCACCAACTCCACTGGCGTTGCCAAGGCCGGCATCATCTTGTTGGCGCTCTTCACGATTGCACTGTCGTGGCTGATCACTCACACCCTCTTCACGCTCCGCTACGCCGCACAGTACTACCATGCTGGCAGCGGAGTTGATTTCAACGAAGACGAAAAGCCGCGTTACAGCGATTTCGCGTACCTCGCGTTCACCGTGGGAATGACCTTCCAAGTCTCCGACACCGACATAAAGAACCATCTCATCCGGGCAACTATCCTCCGCCACGCACTCCTCTCCTACGTTCTCGGTGCCCTGGTGCTCGCGACCACGATCAACCTCATCTCCGGACTGTCCTCGCACTAA
- a CDS encoding hemerythrin domain-containing protein, which produces MMDITDLILTDHHEQRRMFALLEEIPAERTDALASVWGRLKVLLEVHARAEELLFYPRLLKLQQDRINIETPQAETTDAIHDHNEIRDAIAAVAGNPVGSDSWQRAVSKVNEVNSDHMAEEEREGLTDFRRHVSRDERHTIAVDFCAFEAEHASGITPHDQDPDDYVAANE; this is translated from the coding sequence ATGATGGACATCACCGATCTGATCCTCACCGATCATCACGAACAACGCCGAATGTTCGCCCTGCTGGAAGAGATTCCGGCAGAGCGCACCGATGCCCTCGCTTCGGTCTGGGGTCGGCTGAAGGTTTTGCTCGAAGTTCACGCCCGAGCAGAGGAGCTGCTTTTCTACCCGCGGCTTCTGAAATTGCAGCAGGACCGCATAAACATAGAGACACCGCAAGCGGAGACCACAGATGCGATCCATGACCACAACGAGATTCGAGACGCCATCGCCGCCGTAGCTGGCAACCCCGTCGGCTCGGATTCGTGGCAGCGCGCGGTCTCGAAGGTCAACGAGGTCAACAGCGACCACATGGCGGAGGAGGAACGCGAAGGACTCACCGACTTCCGGCGCCACGTCAGCCGAGACGAACGCCACACGATCGCCGTGGATTTCTGCGCCTTCGAGGCAGAACACGCATCAGGGATCACCCCCCACGACCAGGATCCCGATGACTACGTCGCAGCGAACGAATGA
- a CDS encoding low affinity iron permease family protein codes for MNPTSTLGRWRRGLFGSITNTVTSSAPGGATRSRGSRLLHTIGQASSHSAAGLIATAAILAWIAFGIFTRFPDWWDNVLYIVSSSVTLIMVFAIQHTQSRQQSATQRKLDEILRAMPGADDRLIAVEEAPDAELEALAELNLNDREKAIDDNGLLSNSPPDLASGVGGGEPPGTRRTILPAPAPAPISKIISVSTEQPDQASGGETTSTITCPFS; via the coding sequence ATGAACCCAACATCGACCCTCGGCCGGTGGCGGCGCGGCCTGTTCGGTTCGATCACGAATACGGTCACGTCATCGGCACCGGGCGGTGCGACCCGGTCACGGGGGAGCAGGCTGCTGCACACCATCGGACAGGCAAGCTCACACTCCGCCGCGGGACTGATAGCCACCGCAGCGATCCTCGCGTGGATCGCCTTTGGCATCTTCACCAGATTCCCCGACTGGTGGGACAACGTGCTCTACATCGTCAGTTCGTCAGTGACTCTGATCATGGTGTTCGCGATTCAGCACACCCAATCACGGCAACAATCAGCGACCCAACGAAAACTCGACGAGATTCTCCGAGCAATGCCCGGAGCAGACGACCGACTCATCGCCGTCGAAGAAGCACCCGACGCAGAACTAGAAGCCCTCGCGGAACTGAATCTCAACGACCGCGAAAAAGCAATCGACGACAACGGACTTCTCAGCAACTCGCCACCAGACCTTGCCTCAGGCGTCGGCGGGGGAGAACCGCCTGGGACGCGCCGAACCATCTTACCCGCACCCGCACCCGCACCCATCTCGAAGATCATCTCCGTCTCGACGGAGCAACCGGATCAAGCGTCTGGTGGCGAGACCACCTCGACCATCACATGCCCATTCTCGTGA
- a CDS encoding MFS transporter: protein MIAASGFVLIVVWPTPVTLYLSAALLGLGIGIATPLGFAHLAATIPAERMGRSMGTAELGRELGDAGGPLLIGAVATAAGVTTGLGVLAGVLGIIAGTTALALRHHSPSKPDTAPRNTP from the coding sequence GTGATCGCTGCTTCAGGATTTGTTCTGATCGTGGTGTGGCCGACACCGGTGACTCTGTACCTTTCGGCCGCGCTTCTCGGGCTCGGCATCGGGATCGCGACGCCGCTGGGGTTCGCGCACCTCGCAGCGACCATTCCTGCGGAGAGGATGGGCCGGAGCATGGGAACAGCCGAGCTCGGCCGAGAACTTGGAGACGCCGGAGGCCCTCTCCTCATCGGTGCTGTGGCGACCGCCGCGGGTGTCACTACAGGTCTCGGGGTTCTCGCCGGCGTCCTCGGCATCATCGCAGGAACCACTGCACTAGCACTGCGACACCACAGCCCCTCGAAACCAGACACGGCACCCCGAAACACGCCATAG
- a CDS encoding diacylglycerol/lipid kinase family protein — MIEPSSRTAAVIYNPTKVDLDALRDVVNRSAADAGWGETLWLETSVEDVGQGVTRQAVDLGVDLIIAAGGDGTVRAVAEALRGTAIPLALLPSGTGNLLARNLKLTLNDVPESVISAFTGVNRAIDLGVIDIERIDKTRDQHVFVVMAGMGIDAKMIANTDDDLKAKAGIAAYVGAITKSLRDPNELHLRFKLDNEPAKRATVHTVILGNCGSLPANILLMPDAVLDDGLLDLLLMRPGGVLGWIRVWAKVAWLNGIVRRTKAGKALVGEQKNDAELHYRTAKKFVVRLSRPEEIELDGDGFGKATAFNAWIEPGALTVRVPADTA, encoded by the coding sequence ATGATTGAACCCTCGTCCCGGACTGCTGCGGTCATCTATAACCCCACAAAGGTCGACCTCGACGCGCTCCGTGACGTCGTGAACCGGTCAGCTGCCGATGCGGGCTGGGGCGAGACGCTCTGGCTCGAAACGTCCGTCGAGGATGTCGGCCAAGGCGTCACCAGGCAGGCAGTCGATCTCGGTGTTGACCTGATCATCGCTGCTGGCGGTGACGGTACGGTGCGCGCGGTCGCTGAGGCTCTGCGCGGAACCGCCATACCGTTGGCCCTGCTTCCCTCCGGCACCGGAAATCTCCTCGCCCGTAACCTGAAACTCACTCTGAATGACGTACCGGAATCTGTGATTTCGGCCTTCACGGGCGTTAACCGGGCCATCGATCTCGGCGTCATCGACATTGAACGTATCGACAAGACCCGGGACCAGCACGTTTTCGTCGTCATGGCTGGTATGGGCATCGATGCGAAAATGATCGCTAACACCGACGATGACCTCAAAGCCAAGGCGGGTATCGCCGCGTACGTTGGGGCGATCACGAAGTCGCTGCGTGACCCGAACGAGCTTCACCTGCGGTTCAAGCTGGACAACGAACCGGCCAAACGGGCAACGGTTCACACGGTCATCCTCGGCAACTGCGGGTCCCTGCCGGCGAACATCCTTCTCATGCCCGACGCCGTCCTCGACGACGGGCTGCTCGATCTCCTTCTAATGCGTCCCGGGGGAGTGCTCGGCTGGATCCGGGTATGGGCGAAAGTGGCCTGGCTGAACGGCATCGTCCGCCGCACCAAGGCCGGGAAGGCGCTGGTCGGTGAGCAGAAGAACGATGCCGAGCTGCACTACCGCACCGCTAAGAAATTCGTGGTCCGCCTCTCTCGCCCCGAGGAAATCGAACTTGATGGTGACGGTTTCGGTAAGGCCACCGCCTTCAACGCCTGGATCGAGCCCGGCGCGCTGACGGTCCGTGTTCCCGCTGATACGGCCTGA
- a CDS encoding zinc-ribbon domain-containing protein — MLLIFGTRLSEAIINMVSFVCGYCHQHAPQNVIRRRHRFTLFFVPLFSVSTRYVNECTHCGGLTGLTAGQAKHSLAWSEERH, encoded by the coding sequence ATGCTGCTCATCTTCGGCACCCGACTCAGCGAAGCCATCATCAACATGGTCTCCTTCGTCTGCGGCTACTGCCATCAGCACGCACCACAAAATGTCATCCGTCGCCGCCACCGCTTCACCCTTTTCTTTGTCCCCCTCTTCTCGGTCTCCACGAGATACGTCAATGAATGCACACATTGTGGCGGCCTGACCGGATTGACCGCCGGGCAAGCGAAACACAGCCTCGCCTGGTCCGAGGAACGCCACTGA
- a CDS encoding DUF1206 domain-containing protein, translating to MRSVVSAAKAAAYLAVGWTALTTALGSATTSSSSSQHASASVFALPSGQIFLGLAGLVAAPVGIYFVIKGVRRKFLDDVATPPGIPGRAVDV from the coding sequence GTGCGAAGCGTCGTCTCGGCCGCGAAAGCTGCTGCGTATCTGGCCGTCGGGTGGACGGCGCTCACCACCGCCCTGGGGTCCGCAACGACTAGCTCGTCTTCTTCTCAGCACGCCAGCGCCTCAGTATTCGCCCTGCCCAGCGGCCAGATTTTCCTCGGCCTCGCCGGGCTGGTGGCTGCCCCCGTCGGCATCTACTTTGTCATCAAAGGGGTACGCCGAAAGTTCCTCGACGACGTCGCCACCCCACCAGGAATTCCGGGAAGAGCCGTGGATGTCTAG